GTAATTCCTTTCATTTCCTGGCGTCATTGTTTGTTTAAGAGCAGCTCTTAAACGTTTCATTTCAGAATCAGTTAAAACACTCTCCGGGTATAAAGGAGCTAAAGGACTAGTCCTAGTTACTAGACCATAGGCCTTAGTAATATCGTTTAATAAGTCCTCTATTTTAGCCTCTTCAGCACTTGTATTGGACTTATATTCAGCAAGAATTTTATTAAATTCTACATGTGACATTGTAACCCTTTCAATAACCTGGAAGAATGTATCATATCCAGTACCTGCAAAACCAAGAGTCATACCACCACATTCGTGATCACCTGTAACAATAATTAAAGTGTCTTCTGGGTATCTCTGGTAAACCTTAATTGCTTCTTCAACTGCTTCAGCAAAAGCAATAGTATCATGAATTGATGCAGCTGCGTCATTAGCATGACCTGCCCAGTCAATTTTTCCAGATTCGACCATCATAAAAAAGCCATTGGGATTGTCAAGAACTTCTACGCCTTTTCTTACAAAATCCTTTAAAGCCAACTCATCATCTCCACGATCCAACTCATAATTTAAAGCCTGTCCATCAAGTACAGGATTTATGGCTACTACTTTTCCTGAATTTGAATTAAGAGACAAAATTTCTTCTTTTGTATTAGCAATTTTGTATCCAGCTCTTTTAACCACTTCATAGATATGCTCTTGATCATTATTACTACCTCTAGCTTGCTGGAAATCTCCTCCACCAAAATAATCAAAACCAGTGTTAGCTAATTGTTTACCTATTCCATAAGCATCTCCTCGATGAGGAACTTTAGCATAAAAAGCAGCAGGAGTTGCATGAGTAATCGGAACACTTGTTACAATGCCTATTTTATAACCCATTTTTTTTAGTTCTTCAGTTATAGGTGTTACCTCTGTTGTCTTAGTAACATCCATATTAATAACCCCACTTAGTGTTTTAATACCACTGGCCATAGATGTCGCTGTTGATGCTGAATCTGGAACAAAAGAAGAAGCGTCAAAAGTCTGCATAGATCCAGCAACTGGAAACTTACTAAAGCTTAATAATTCAGTTTCAATATCATTATTACCTTTCATGTTTCCAAGATACATCTCAGCACTGGAAACCTGAGGAAAACTCATACCATCACCAATAAAAAGAAAAACATATTTGGGAGAATTACTTTCAGCCTGTACAAGAACAGAGGACATTACAAAAACTGAAAAAAATAAAACAAGCACTACAACCTTCAATTTTTTTCTAAGCTCTAACATTAAACATCTCTCCTTTAAGTAATTTTAATTTCAAGTTTATTATACATAATGATTGTTACAGGCAAATATAATTTAGGTTAAACTTATGTTATATGTTTGTTAATACTTTGTTAATTTTTCCGTATTTATATATTTGCTTTTTATTATTTATTTTTTCTTAATTAAAAGACTAGAAAAATACATAACTCCCAGGCATTAAAAAAAGACCTGAAAACTTATTTCCTCCAGGTCCTAAAGTAAATCTTCTATATTGTTTATATATTTATCTAATAATGCTCATGATAACCACTAACCATATAGATAACCCTTTCACAAATATTTGTAGCATGGTCGCCAATTCTTTCTAAAAATCTACTTACAAACATAAGGGCTGTTGCCTGCTTAATTTTTGTTTGATCTTCTAACATTATAGCTATTGCTTCTCCCATAGATTCCTTATCAATCAGGTCTATTTTTTCATCTTCTCTAGCGACTTTCTTTGCTAAATCAATATCCATTTTTACAAAGGCATCTAAACTACCTTGGAGCCTCTTTATAGCAATATTGGCCATTTGGGGGATATCACTTAATGGTTTTAACAACTCTTCACCATCTATTTCTATTACTTTTTCTGCAATATTAACAGCATGATCACCCATTCTTTCCAGATCTGTTATAATTTTTGATATCACTATGATCATCCTTAAATCATTTGCTACAGGTTGTTGTAAGGCAATCAATCTAGTGCATCTTTCTTCTACGACAAGCTCAAAGTCATCAATACGCTCATCTTTTTCAATTACTTTACGAGCCAGATCAAGGTCTCCATCCTTTAAAGCCAAAATGCTATTATTAATTGCATTTTCAACCATACTTCCCATAACTAAAAGATGATTCTTTAATTCTTTTAAAGATTCATGAAAGCTAGTTCTCATTATTTTCTCCTTTCATAATATTAATTAAGAAAAGTTCTAAAGACAAAACATTAGCATTTGTGTTATAATTTTATCCAAATCTCCCTGTGATATAGTCTTCTGTTCTTTTTTCCTGAGGATTTTCAAATATTAACTCTGTCTGATTATACTCTATCATCTCCCCCATTAGGAAAAAGGCAGTATTATCAGAAACCCTTGCAGCCTGCTGCATATTATGTGTCACTATAACAATTGTATAATCTTTTTTTAAATCATCAATTAATTCTTCAATTTTTGCTGTAGCAATAGGATCAAGGGCAGAAGCTGGCTCATCCATTAAAAGAACTTCTGGTTCTACAGCCAGGGCCCTGGCAATACACAATCGTTGTTGTTGCCCTCCTGAAATACTCAAACCTGAATCATTTAAGCGATCTTTTACATCATCCCATAATGCAGCCGCTTTTAGACTTTCTTCCACAATCTGATCAAGAGTCTCCCTATCTTTAACGCCATGAAGTCTAGGACCGTATGCTATATTATCATATATAGATTTTGGAAAAGGATTGGGTTGTTGAAAAACCATACCTACTTTTTTGCGTAATTCTACTACATCAATTCCTTTACAATATATTTTATAACCATCAAGTATTATCTGACCGCAAACCCTACTCCCTTCAATTAAGTCATTCATTCTATTTAAAGTTCTCAAAAATGTTGATTTACCACAACCAGAAGGACCTATTAAAGCCGTAACCTCTTTTTCCTTTACTTCCATATTTATACCTTTCAAAGCTTGAAATTTACCATAATAAAAGTCTAAATTTTGAACAAGCATTTTATTTTCTGACATATCAATACCCCCTTCAATACTACCTTTTCATAAGTTTGTTGTACCTAATTCTTAGAACTATAGCTACTAAATTAATTATAAGTACCAGAGATAAAAGTACAAAAGCCGTACCAAATGCAAATGGAATATGTTGGTCAGGAACAGTTCCAGTTGTCACCAATGCATATATATGAAAAGGCAAAGCCATAACTTCACTAAATATTGACGATGGTAAACGCATAGTGTAAAAAGTTGCAGCCGTAAACATAATTGGAGCAGTCTCTCCTGCAACTCTTCCCACTCCTAATATTACACCAGTTAAAATTCCTGGCATAGCAGCAGGTAAAACTACTTTTTTACTTGTCTGCCACTTGGTAATCCCTAGGGCTAACGAAGCCCTACGATATTCATCGGGAACAGCAATTAATGCCTCTTCTGAAGCTCTGATAATTGTTGGCAAAATAACAATAGCCAGTGTGATTCCACCAGAAAGAATTGATACACCAAAACCTAAAACCTTCACAAACACAGCCAGACCAAACAAACCAAATACTACAGAAGGAACACCTGCCAGATTATTAATGCCTACCCTAATAAATCGAACTACTTTTTTATTTTTCGCATATTCATTTAAATAGACTGCAGATAAGACACCTAAGGGAGCGGCTATTGAGATCCCGGTAATTACTAGGTAAAAAGTTCCTAGGATAGCAGGAAATATACCGCCTTCAGTCATTCCTCTTCTAGGAACATCACTCAAAAATGTCCAATTAATAACACCTATACCCCTGCGTAATACAAAATAAATAATAGTTAATAAAATAGCAATTGAAACAAACAATGCCAACCCTAAAATGGAAAAGGCTATTTTTTCTTTAATATGACGTATTTTAATTTGTTTAATATTAAGACTCATTTTACTTGTCTCTTTAGAAATCATTCTCCTGCCACCTTCTTTCTAAACCTAACTGCAACTATATCAGCTATAATATTAAA
This genomic stretch from Halanaerobiaceae bacterium ANBcell28 harbors:
- the pstA gene encoding phosphate ABC transporter permease PstA, which produces MISKETSKMSLNIKQIKIRHIKEKIAFSILGLALFVSIAILLTIIYFVLRRGIGVINWTFLSDVPRRGMTEGGIFPAILGTFYLVITGISIAAPLGVLSAVYLNEYAKNKKVVRFIRVGINNLAGVPSVVFGLFGLAVFVKVLGFGVSILSGGITLAIVILPTIIRASEEALIAVPDEYRRASLALGITKWQTSKKVVLPAAMPGILTGVILGVGRVAGETAPIMFTAATFYTMRLPSSIFSEVMALPFHIYALVTTGTVPDQHIPFAFGTAFVLLSLVLIINLVAIVLRIRYNKLMKR
- a CDS encoding alkaline phosphatase: MLELRKKLKVVVLVLFFSVFVMSSVLVQAESNSPKYVFLFIGDGMSFPQVSSAEMYLGNMKGNNDIETELLSFSKFPVAGSMQTFDASSFVPDSASTATSMASGIKTLSGVINMDVTKTTEVTPITEELKKMGYKIGIVTSVPITHATPAAFYAKVPHRGDAYGIGKQLANTGFDYFGGGDFQQARGSNNDQEHIYEVVKRAGYKIANTKEEILSLNSNSGKVVAINPVLDGQALNYELDRGDDELALKDFVRKGVEVLDNPNGFFMMVESGKIDWAGHANDAAASIHDTIAFAEAVEEAIKVYQRYPEDTLIIVTGDHECGGMTLGFAGTGYDTFFQVIERVTMSHVEFNKILAEYKSNTSAEEAKIEDLLNDITKAYGLVTRTSPLAPLYPESVLTDSEMKRLRAALKQTMTPGNERNYSDQERIMYGGYEPLTITLTSIVNNKAGMNYSSFSHTGLPVPVYAIGNGADLFKGFYDNTDIYKKLAALLNIQETNVDIQPYRLAVGQ
- the phoU gene encoding phosphate signaling complex protein PhoU is translated as MRTSFHESLKELKNHLLVMGSMVENAINNSILALKDGDLDLARKVIEKDERIDDFELVVEERCTRLIALQQPVANDLRMIIVISKIITDLERMGDHAVNIAEKVIEIDGEELLKPLSDIPQMANIAIKRLQGSLDAFVKMDIDLAKKVAREDEKIDLIDKESMGEAIAIMLEDQTKIKQATALMFVSRFLERIGDHATNICERVIYMVSGYHEHY
- the pstB gene encoding phosphate ABC transporter ATP-binding protein PstB, producing MSENKMLVQNLDFYYGKFQALKGINMEVKEKEVTALIGPSGCGKSTFLRTLNRMNDLIEGSRVCGQIILDGYKIYCKGIDVVELRKKVGMVFQQPNPFPKSIYDNIAYGPRLHGVKDRETLDQIVEESLKAAALWDDVKDRLNDSGLSISGGQQQRLCIARALAVEPEVLLMDEPASALDPIATAKIEELIDDLKKDYTIVIVTHNMQQAARVSDNTAFFLMGEMIEYNQTELIFENPQEKRTEDYITGRFG